The following coding sequences lie in one Pseudomonas monsensis genomic window:
- the brnQ gene encoding branched-chain amino acid transport system II carrier protein translates to MKVLKGQDILALGFMTFALFVGAGNIIFPPIVGLQAGPHVWMAALGFLVTAVGLPVITVVALAKVGGAMDALSSPIGKVAGGILAAACYLAVGPLFATPRTATVSFEVGLAPLTGESPLALFLYSSVYFLLVFFISLYPGRLLDTVGRFLAPLKIIALAVLGIAAFALPAGDIGQGTPEYVAAPFSQGFINGYLTMDTLGALVFGIVIVNAIRSRGVESPALITRYAIIAGLIAGVGLALVYVSLFRLGSGSHEVAVGATNGAAVLHAYVQHTFGSLGSGFLAVLISLACLVTAVGLTCACAEYFSRVLPLSYKTLVIILAAFSLLVSNLGLTKLIAFSIPVLTAIYPPCIVLVALSFCKDFWHEHGRIIGPVMLVSFVFGMIDALKGAGLADWMPSQLSHLPLSEQGLAWLVPCVMTLVVAVVCDRLLGKRSEAVA, encoded by the coding sequence ATGAAAGTTTTGAAAGGTCAGGACATCCTGGCACTTGGTTTTATGACATTTGCCCTGTTCGTCGGGGCCGGCAACATCATCTTCCCGCCTATCGTCGGTTTGCAGGCCGGGCCTCATGTCTGGATGGCGGCGCTGGGCTTTCTGGTCACTGCAGTCGGCCTGCCGGTCATCACCGTCGTTGCGCTGGCGAAGGTCGGCGGGGCGATGGACGCACTGAGCAGCCCGATCGGCAAGGTCGCTGGCGGCATCCTCGCGGCGGCGTGCTACCTGGCAGTTGGCCCGTTGTTCGCCACGCCGCGTACCGCGACCGTGTCCTTCGAAGTTGGCCTGGCGCCGCTGACCGGCGAGAGCCCGCTGGCGCTGTTCCTCTACAGCTCGGTGTACTTCCTGCTGGTGTTCTTCATCTCGTTGTATCCGGGCCGTTTGCTCGACACTGTCGGCCGTTTCCTCGCGCCGTTGAAGATCATTGCACTGGCCGTTCTCGGCATCGCTGCCTTCGCCTTGCCGGCCGGTGATATCGGTCAAGGCACGCCAGAGTACGTCGCCGCGCCGTTCTCCCAGGGCTTCATCAATGGTTACCTGACCATGGATACCCTGGGTGCGCTGGTATTCGGCATCGTCATCGTGAATGCCATCCGCTCTCGCGGCGTTGAATCGCCAGCGTTGATCACCCGTTACGCGATCATCGCCGGGCTGATTGCCGGCGTGGGTCTGGCGCTGGTGTATGTCAGCCTGTTCCGTCTCGGTTCCGGCAGCCACGAAGTGGCTGTTGGCGCCACCAACGGCGCCGCGGTCTTGCACGCTTATGTGCAACATACTTTCGGTTCGCTGGGCAGCGGTTTCCTCGCCGTACTGATTTCGCTGGCGTGTCTGGTCACGGCGGTCGGTCTGACCTGCGCCTGTGCCGAATACTTCAGCCGTGTGCTGCCACTGTCCTACAAGACCCTGGTGATCATTCTGGCGGCGTTCTCGCTGTTGGTGTCCAACCTGGGTCTGACCAAGCTGATCGCCTTCTCGATCCCGGTCCTGACCGCGATCTACCCGCCGTGCATCGTGCTGGTGGCGCTGAGCTTCTGCAAAGACTTCTGGCATGAGCATGGCCGCATCATCGGTCCGGTGATGCTGGTGTCGTTCGTGTTCGGCATGATCGACGCGCTGAAAGGTGCCGGCCTGGCCGACTGGATGCCGTCGCAACTGTCCCACCTGCCGCTGAGCGAGCAGGGCCTGGCGTGGCTGGTGCCGTGCGTGATGACCCTGGTGGTCGCGGTGGTTTGCGATCGCCTGCTGGGCAAGCGCAGCGAAGCCGTTGCCTGA
- a CDS encoding DUF599 domain-containing protein, with translation MSFIQANLIHLLAALWFVTCWGGYTRYASWKARDTACLASVLHLYREDWMRRMLLRDNRIADASVIGNLERNASFFASSTLIILAGILTVLGASERAVSLLADIPMVQQASQGMSEIKLLCLALVFVYAFFTFSWCMRQYNFAAVLVGSAPMIGERQVSEQERKAFALRAARVISMAANQFNFGLRSYYFGMSMLAWFVSPWLFMLMSAGVVLVLYRREFHSDVLDVMVYTPTEAPLPEATKEAA, from the coding sequence ATGTCGTTCATCCAAGCCAACCTGATCCACCTGCTCGCCGCGCTCTGGTTTGTCACCTGCTGGGGCGGTTACACCCGCTATGCCAGCTGGAAGGCCCGCGACACCGCATGCCTGGCCAGCGTACTGCACCTGTACCGCGAAGACTGGATGCGCCGCATGTTGCTACGTGACAACCGCATTGCCGATGCCAGCGTGATCGGCAATCTGGAGCGAAACGCCTCGTTCTTCGCCTCTAGCACCCTGATCATCCTGGCCGGCATTCTGACCGTGCTGGGCGCGTCGGAGCGGGCGGTGTCCTTGCTGGCGGATATTCCGATGGTGCAACAAGCCTCTCAAGGCATGTCGGAGATCAAGTTATTGTGCCTGGCGCTGGTGTTCGTCTATGCCTTCTTTACGTTCAGCTGGTGCATGCGCCAATACAACTTTGCCGCTGTACTGGTGGGTTCGGCACCGATGATCGGCGAGCGTCAGGTGTCCGAGCAGGAGCGCAAGGCGTTCGCATTACGGGCGGCGCGAGTTATTTCGATGGCGGCCAACCAGTTCAACTTCGGCCTGCGTTCTTACTATTTCGGCATGAGCATGCTGGCGTGGTTTGTCAGCCCGTGGCTGTTCATGTTGATGAGTGCCGGCGTCGTGCTGGTTTTGTATCGTCGCGAATTTCATTCCGACGTTCTCGACGTGATGGTCTATACCCCTACTGAGGCGCCGTTGCCCGAAGCGACTAAAGAGGCTGCTTGA
- a CDS encoding MAPEG family protein: MSIPFWCVFISALLIYIARMPVGKAMKEQGGYNNHLPRQQQAQLTGYGARALAAHQNSIEAFILFAVGVLMAHTTQTQGWLIDALAIIFVIARILYIWLYLADKPSLRSLTWLVGLICSLLLMISPTFRTVLL, translated from the coding sequence ATGAGTATTCCGTTCTGGTGCGTGTTTATCAGTGCCTTGTTGATTTACATCGCCCGCATGCCGGTCGGCAAAGCCATGAAAGAGCAGGGCGGTTACAACAATCACCTGCCGCGCCAGCAACAGGCGCAACTTACCGGTTACGGTGCACGGGCACTGGCGGCGCATCAGAACAGCATCGAAGCGTTCATCCTGTTTGCCGTCGGCGTGCTGATGGCGCACACCACGCAAACCCAGGGATGGTTGATTGATGCCCTGGCGATCATCTTTGTCATCGCGCGGATTCTCTACATCTGGTTGTACCTGGCTGATAAACCGTCCCTGCGCAGTCTGACGTGGCTGGTCGGCCTCATTTGCTCTTTGTTGCTGATGATTAGTCCGACTTTTAGAACTGTTTTGCTCTAA